A single genomic interval of Spirosoma linguale DSM 74 harbors:
- a CDS encoding peptidase S8 and S53 subtilisin kexin sedolisin (PFAM: peptidase S8 and S53 subtilisin kexin sedolisin~KEGG: swd:Swoo_3530 peptidase S8 and S53 subtilisin kexin sedolisin) yields the protein MRRFLSLATLTHVTLLGVGLFACHNDSSVAPTISPDCLVKASSNNGVAIAGEYIVTYQPTQTLPVAPNARVAATEALAESLLKTYNVANHQTAVLAAGEQTTFLAHLTESESQKLRQDPSVMVIEPDRIMAMCNCVDVAITSTLTWDVKQTGYGRGDLQTTKTAWIIDTGIDLDHPDLNVDTNRSRSFVSGQTSADDDNGHGTHVAGVIGAKNNNIGITGVASGATLVALRVLDDEGEGRLSGIIQAVNYVAQNGKAGDVVNLSLGGEGTSAALDRAITQAANLGILFAIASGNDGKNSDNYSPARVNHANVFTVSAMDSKNQFASFSNFGNSVDVCAYGVRITSTYKDGKYATLSGTSMAAPHVAGLLLIRGSKLPTHGTVTGDPDGKPDPMAGE from the coding sequence ATGCGACGTTTTTTATCCCTAGCGACACTTACTCATGTCACCCTGCTTGGCGTTGGGCTGTTTGCCTGCCACAACGATAGTAGTGTAGCCCCTACCATCTCGCCCGACTGTCTGGTAAAAGCATCCTCCAATAATGGGGTTGCCATTGCGGGTGAATATATCGTTACCTATCAGCCCACACAAACGCTACCGGTGGCACCCAATGCCCGCGTTGCTGCTACGGAAGCGCTGGCCGAATCACTGCTCAAAACCTACAACGTAGCCAATCACCAGACGGCTGTTTTAGCTGCGGGCGAACAGACAACCTTCCTGGCCCACCTCACCGAAAGTGAATCCCAAAAACTACGGCAGGACCCCTCTGTGATGGTCATTGAACCCGACCGAATCATGGCCATGTGCAATTGCGTCGACGTAGCGATCACCTCTACGCTAACCTGGGATGTGAAACAAACGGGCTACGGTCGCGGTGATTTGCAAACGACCAAAACAGCCTGGATTATTGATACGGGCATTGACCTCGACCACCCTGATCTGAATGTAGATACCAACCGCAGCCGATCGTTTGTCAGCGGGCAAACCTCCGCTGATGATGACAATGGGCACGGCACCCACGTGGCCGGTGTCATTGGGGCGAAGAATAATAACATCGGCATAACGGGTGTTGCTTCCGGGGCTACCTTAGTAGCGCTCCGGGTTCTGGATGATGAAGGAGAAGGCCGCTTGTCAGGCATTATTCAGGCCGTAAATTATGTAGCTCAGAACGGCAAGGCCGGTGATGTAGTCAATCTGAGTCTGGGTGGCGAGGGCACATCAGCCGCGCTCGACCGGGCCATTACCCAGGCCGCTAATTTGGGCATCTTGTTTGCCATTGCTTCGGGCAACGATGGGAAGAACAGCGACAATTATTCACCCGCCCGGGTCAACCACGCGAATGTTTTCACGGTATCGGCCATGGACAGTAAAAACCAGTTTGCGTCATTTTCCAACTTTGGCAATAGTGTCGATGTGTGTGCCTATGGGGTTCGCATTACCTCCACGTATAAGGACGGGAAATATGCAACCCTGAGTGGAACATCTATGGCCGCACCGCACGTAGCGGGTTTATTGCTGATTCGGGGAAGCAAACTGCCCACCCACGGCACCGTTACCGGCGACCCGGATGGTAAACCAGACCCCATGGCAGGCGAATAA
- a CDS encoding Transposase and inactivated derivatives-like protein (KEGG: maq:Maqu_0609 transposase) — protein sequence MANYKQSDYEALRRRCIELSQVGWKQAAIAQVFGLTQPWVSRTLKKYNQQGLTALQEGKRTGAPPRLSAQQLDLLVIELNKGAEHHGFSGAIWTRPRVNEVIKKLFGVSYDPSQVGRILKKVGWSRQLPQRKASQQDAQAVTQWRSERLPELKKKAKAEGRVILYIDESACYLLPFVAHTWAPCGQTPVLMEQAGRTHLSLIAAIAANGQIYVAGQNQAFTSEDIVWFLKLLCGRYRKRNLLIIWDGAAIHRSNVVKELLRERLGRMHLERLPAYSPELNPVELLWSQLKRNLKNKAFTSLDELTVAVLEQTKRLEKDPKSVKAFFNKKEIAFITD from the exons ATGGCAAACTACAAACAATCTGATTACGAAGCCCTTCGCCGACGCTGTATTGAACTCAGTCAGGTAGGATGGAAACAAGCAGCTATTGCTCAGGTGTTTGGCCTAACTCAGCCTTGGGTGAGTCGGACACTTAAGAAGTACAACCAGCAAGGTTTGACCGCCTTGCAAGAAGGGAAGCGAACCGGAGCACCACCCCGTTTGTCGGCTCAGCAACTGGATCTACTCGTGATTGAACTCAACAAAGGGGCGGAACATCATGGATTTAGTGGAGCCATCTGGACCCGTCCCCGAGTTAATGAAGTCATTAAGAAGCTCTTTGGTGTCAGCTATGACCCTTCTCAGGTAGGCCGTATCCTCAAGAAAGTAGGCTGGAGCCGACAGTTGCCGCAACGTAAAGCCAGTCAACAGGACGCTCAGGCAGTTACTCAGTGGCGCAGCGAACGCTTACCCGAACTTAAAAAA AAAGCTAAAGCCGAGGGGCGCGTTATCTTATATATTGATGAATCAGCGTGTTATCTATTGCCTTTTGTGGCCCACACTTGGGCACCTTGCGGACAGACACCGGTCTTAATGGAGCAAGCGGGGCGGACTCATTTGAGCTTAATTGCGGCCATTGCTGCGAACGGTCAAATTTATGTGGCAGGTCAAAACCAGGCATTCACTAGTGAAGATATAGTATGGTTTTTAAAACTACTCTGTGGGCGTTATCGCAAACGGAACCTGCTGATTATTTGGGATGGCGCAGCAATCCATCGTAGCAACGTCGTTAAAGAGTTACTTCGTGAACGCCTTGGCCGAATGCATCTGGAACGCTTACCCGCTTATAGTCCGGAGCTAAATCCAGTTGAACTGCTATGGAGTCAATTGAAAAGAAACTTAAAAAACAAAGCGTTCACAAGCTTGGACGAACTGACTGTAGCTGTTCTTGAGCAAACCAAGCGACTAGAGAAGGACCCTAAATCAGTAAAAGCCTTCTTCAATAAAAAGGAAATAGCGTTTATTACAGACTAA
- a CDS encoding alkyl hydroperoxide reductase/ Thiol specific antioxidant/ Mal allergen (PFAM: alkyl hydroperoxide reductase/ Thiol specific antioxidant/ Mal allergen~KEGG: ypk:y2363 thioredoxin-family protein) has translation MKGKVYSPQTMVGKIVVLKCWFVHCVACVAEMPALNALKQRYQDRSDIEFVSLCLDPKDKVATFLGKTKFDYATVANQTKYLENQLKIGSYPMHFVVNKQGLVVKQVNRYQGVVYTLNKM, from the coding sequence ATGAAGGGTAAAGTATATTCGCCACAAACGATGGTTGGCAAAATTGTGGTGCTCAAGTGCTGGTTCGTGCATTGTGTAGCCTGTGTAGCCGAAATGCCTGCTTTGAATGCTCTTAAGCAACGCTACCAAGACCGATCGGATATTGAATTTGTGAGTCTATGTTTAGACCCCAAGGATAAGGTAGCGACCTTTCTAGGGAAAACTAAGTTTGATTATGCAACCGTGGCTAATCAAACCAAGTATCTAGAGAATCAATTGAAGATCGGCTCTTATCCGATGCACTTTGTGGTCAACAAACAGGGCTTAGTGGTTAAGCAAGTGAATCGTTACCAAGGAGTGGTTTATACGTTGAATAAAATGTAG
- a CDS encoding putative lipoprotein (KEGG: mxa:MXAN_4747 putative lipoprotein), giving the protein MKFIRYSLVTAAALLGLNACNPLKTDLVIDPNFPSVGSVTNNATKGQLDALAVGQFSLARNGLSSYLQVVGTIGKELFNFNTTESRWMTELNGLRPIDNSAFYNRATTDFGLPIRQANIVIASLNATNSVTDQQKNGYRGMANTFKGLAYLYMLNAQGSNGVRLSVEDPFKPSKAATYAESLTGIAKILDDGASQLDQAGASFAFPVPAGFSSFNTPATFKQFNRAIALRVAIYQADWAKAATLLSQTFYNASGSLTAGPLYTFSPTPPDFANPLINTATIRIVGIQKMWDEIEAGDKRIAKVRVLADPATYSSGVTYTTKYIQNMYTSGTDPVPIIRNEELVLIAAEIAAQQNNVAEATKNINIVRTAAGLPAYSGATTKDALINAILKERLYSLFYEGHRWVDMRRYNKLGEIVLPVSTMKVLERLEKPVAEVNWDLQNP; this is encoded by the coding sequence ATGAAATTCATTCGATATTCACTGGTAACGGCAGCAGCTCTTTTGGGGCTGAATGCCTGTAATCCGCTCAAAACTGACTTAGTCATTGACCCTAACTTCCCGTCGGTTGGGTCAGTTACCAATAATGCCACCAAAGGGCAGTTAGACGCCTTAGCCGTTGGTCAGTTTTCATTAGCTCGGAATGGACTCTCTTCCTATCTACAGGTTGTTGGTACAATCGGCAAAGAACTGTTCAATTTTAACACTACCGAATCCCGCTGGATGACGGAGTTGAACGGTCTGCGCCCCATCGATAACTCGGCTTTCTACAATAGGGCAACAACCGATTTTGGTTTACCCATTCGGCAGGCCAACATTGTCATTGCCTCACTCAATGCAACTAATTCCGTTACTGATCAGCAGAAAAACGGCTATCGCGGCATGGCGAACACGTTTAAAGGGTTGGCTTATCTGTATATGCTGAATGCACAGGGAAGCAACGGCGTTCGCTTGAGCGTTGAAGATCCGTTTAAGCCGAGCAAAGCGGCAACGTATGCTGAGTCGCTGACGGGTATTGCCAAGATTCTCGACGACGGAGCCAGCCAGCTCGATCAGGCCGGTGCGTCGTTTGCGTTTCCGGTGCCTGCCGGTTTTAGCAGCTTCAATACCCCCGCTACGTTTAAGCAGTTTAACCGGGCCATTGCCCTTCGGGTGGCCATCTATCAGGCCGACTGGGCCAAGGCTGCCACGCTGTTGTCGCAAACCTTTTACAACGCAAGCGGGAGTTTGACTGCCGGGCCGCTATACACCTTTAGCCCAACCCCGCCCGACTTTGCCAATCCGCTCATCAATACAGCAACGATCCGGATTGTGGGTATCCAGAAAATGTGGGACGAAATCGAGGCTGGCGACAAGCGTATCGCCAAAGTTCGGGTGCTGGCCGATCCGGCTACTTATAGCTCTGGTGTGACGTACACGACGAAGTACATTCAGAATATGTACACCTCAGGTACCGACCCTGTCCCCATTATTCGCAACGAAGAACTGGTGTTGATTGCCGCCGAAATAGCTGCTCAGCAGAACAATGTGGCCGAAGCGACGAAGAACATCAACATCGTTCGGACAGCGGCCGGTCTTCCGGCTTACAGTGGTGCCACGACAAAAGACGCACTCATCAATGCCATTCTGAAGGAGCGTCTTTATTCGCTTTTCTACGAAGGCCACCGCTGGGTAGATATGCGCCGGTACAACAAGCTGGGTGAAATAGTCCTGCCAGTGTCGACTATGAAAGTGCTGGAACGCCTGGAGAAACCCGTTGCCGAAGTGAACTGGGATTTGCAGAATCCGTAA
- a CDS encoding TonB-dependent receptor plug (PFAM: TonB-dependent receptor plug~KEGG: mxa:MXAN_4746 TonB-dependent receptor), whose translation MNRKLLLFVWLFFCVTGLVFAQEQSVTGKVTDADGNPIPGASVVLKGRTVGTNTDSNGAFKLNVPANGTLIFSFIGFATQEVAIGNRSVVNVQLVDGNQQLDEVIVTGLATSVKRSNSANAVASLSAKQLTGATTPVTTDGAMQGKLAGANIQANGSVPGGGFNVQLRGVSTLGSSASQPLYIVDGVYIDNGQYSSGRSEANKAGAGSATASQDNNGNRLADLNPDDIESMEVLKGSSAAAIYGTRANAGVIIITTKRGKGGRTNVSFGQDLGISKAYSYYGGADWTADKLTNYFSAADISKLQAAKQNGTYTDWERVIYGETGSIKNTHLSVTGGNEKTKFYVNGSASNETGIIKNTGFTRYSIRANIDHKLNNWIDFGISTNYVNSNNDRGWTGNDNSNINYGYSLPYTKPYTNLYPDATGVYPDNDPSVGENPLAIRDRAVNNQKVNRFIQGFNANFRLINNATTSLTIKVNGGLDYQSGFSRIWLPTDLQSQRQEANPGFAQDTRTEVYNSNIQVAGVFTHAAMGGKLNLTSSAGAVRLHRDFNYNYVRGQKLPVGVSNPARGGVQSIAAEYQLNTDVGIFAQQEANYDDKVIGTVGIRFDKSDLNGNNFGKYYAFPKASLAVNLTRFGNWAIASGAISALKPRIAYGSTAGLPSWGTPYSQLGSTGIGGLSGLQPSTVLGNNQIKPERATELEYGLDFGLFNNRITGEFTLYNKKVFDLIQPLTTAPTTGVTSTNINAADLVNRGLELTIGAEVIRSKAITWFVQPIFWFNRSEITRLDIPERLTGGFGATFGQWRVKQGYSPTQIVGQPRTLAASDPGYASSWTNYGDQQPKYEFSLNQRITFLKNFEFSALLHYRHKFTVVSLQRVLWDEGGNTSDWNSTSLGLTDGGKVAGSGDQVAPNGIARQNVNGLDANGVPREGYNPSIASFLKMREVSLYYRVPKAVLGSAFRNVIQGVRVGVSGTNLLRWTNYKAGYDPENSNFGSLALGSGVDIGSAPLARRMMFHIAIDL comes from the coding sequence ATGAACAGAAAATTACTCCTATTCGTATGGCTGTTTTTTTGTGTTACCGGTTTGGTATTCGCTCAGGAACAGTCTGTTACGGGAAAGGTGACGGATGCGGATGGTAATCCGATTCCGGGGGCCAGTGTAGTGCTAAAGGGACGTACAGTAGGTACAAATACTGACTCAAATGGGGCCTTTAAATTGAATGTGCCGGCTAATGGTACACTTATTTTCAGCTTTATTGGTTTCGCTACACAAGAGGTAGCGATTGGTAACCGTTCTGTTGTAAACGTACAATTAGTCGATGGTAATCAGCAACTCGATGAGGTAATCGTAACAGGACTTGCAACAAGTGTAAAGCGTTCCAATTCGGCCAATGCCGTCGCGAGCTTATCGGCCAAACAACTTACCGGTGCTACCACACCGGTAACTACCGATGGCGCTATGCAGGGTAAACTTGCCGGAGCTAACATTCAGGCCAACGGTTCTGTACCGGGCGGAGGCTTTAACGTACAGCTACGGGGTGTGTCCACGTTGGGTTCGTCGGCGTCGCAGCCACTGTACATTGTGGATGGTGTTTATATTGACAATGGCCAGTATTCAAGTGGTCGTTCGGAGGCCAACAAAGCCGGGGCCGGTTCGGCGACCGCTTCGCAGGATAACAACGGTAACCGCCTGGCGGACCTGAACCCCGACGACATTGAGAGTATGGAAGTCCTGAAAGGCTCATCGGCAGCGGCTATCTACGGAACCCGCGCCAACGCCGGGGTTATTATCATCACTACCAAGCGTGGTAAAGGCGGACGGACCAATGTATCGTTTGGACAGGATTTGGGCATCTCCAAAGCGTATAGTTATTATGGTGGAGCGGACTGGACAGCCGATAAACTGACCAATTATTTTTCCGCAGCAGACATATCAAAACTACAGGCTGCCAAGCAGAATGGTACCTATACGGATTGGGAACGGGTAATTTATGGTGAAACCGGTTCTATCAAAAATACCCACCTGAGCGTAACGGGTGGGAATGAAAAAACCAAATTCTACGTAAACGGAAGCGCATCGAATGAAACAGGTATCATTAAAAATACGGGTTTTACGCGTTATTCGATCCGGGCTAACATCGATCATAAATTGAATAACTGGATCGACTTTGGTATCTCGACAAACTACGTTAATTCGAACAACGACCGGGGCTGGACAGGTAACGATAATTCGAACATCAACTACGGGTACTCATTGCCCTACACCAAACCGTACACTAACCTGTACCCGGATGCAACCGGTGTTTACCCCGATAATGACCCGAGCGTAGGCGAAAATCCGCTGGCTATTCGCGACCGGGCCGTTAACAACCAGAAAGTGAATCGCTTTATTCAGGGCTTCAACGCCAACTTCCGACTCATCAACAATGCAACGACTTCGCTGACCATTAAAGTAAATGGTGGTCTGGACTATCAGAGCGGTTTTTCCCGAATCTGGTTACCAACCGATCTTCAGTCGCAGCGGCAGGAAGCCAATCCGGGCTTCGCGCAGGATACCCGTACGGAAGTGTACAACTCCAATATTCAGGTGGCCGGTGTGTTTACCCATGCCGCGATGGGTGGTAAGCTTAACCTGACATCGTCGGCGGGGGCTGTGCGTCTGCATCGGGATTTCAACTATAATTACGTTCGGGGGCAAAAATTGCCGGTGGGGGTTTCCAACCCGGCACGTGGTGGTGTACAGTCGATTGCTGCCGAATATCAGCTTAATACCGACGTTGGCATTTTTGCCCAGCAGGAAGCTAACTACGACGATAAAGTTATTGGAACCGTCGGGATTCGTTTCGATAAATCGGATTTGAACGGCAACAACTTCGGTAAATACTACGCATTCCCGAAAGCATCGCTGGCCGTTAACCTGACCCGTTTCGGTAACTGGGCGATTGCTTCGGGTGCCATAAGTGCCCTTAAGCCGCGTATTGCTTATGGTTCTACGGCTGGTTTGCCAAGCTGGGGAACACCCTACTCGCAGTTAGGCTCTACGGGTATTGGCGGGTTGAGCGGCTTACAGCCATCAACGGTATTGGGTAACAACCAGATCAAGCCGGAACGCGCTACCGAACTGGAGTATGGTCTGGACTTTGGCCTGTTCAACAACCGCATTACCGGCGAATTTACCTTGTACAACAAGAAAGTGTTCGACCTGATTCAGCCGTTGACCACGGCCCCAACCACGGGGGTTACATCCACCAACATCAACGCGGCCGATTTGGTAAACCGGGGCCTTGAGTTGACCATTGGCGCTGAGGTTATCCGCAGTAAAGCTATTACCTGGTTCGTCCAGCCGATCTTCTGGTTCAACCGCTCCGAAATCACCCGCCTGGACATTCCCGAGCGCCTGACCGGTGGCTTTGGGGCTACGTTTGGTCAGTGGCGGGTAAAACAGGGGTACTCACCAACCCAGATTGTGGGTCAGCCCCGTACGCTGGCGGCAAGTGATCCGGGCTATGCCTCGTCGTGGACGAACTATGGTGATCAGCAGCCTAAGTACGAATTCTCGCTTAATCAGCGCATTACCTTCCTGAAGAACTTCGAGTTTTCGGCTCTGTTGCATTACCGGCATAAGTTCACGGTTGTTTCGCTGCAACGCGTTCTGTGGGATGAAGGCGGGAACACCTCCGACTGGAACAGTACAAGTCTGGGTCTGACGGATGGTGGTAAAGTAGCTGGTTCGGGCGATCAGGTGGCACCAAATGGTATTGCCCGCCAGAATGTGAATGGACTGGACGCCAATGGTGTTCCCCGCGAAGGATACAACCCATCAATTGCCAGCTTCCTGAAAATGCGTGAAGTTTCGCTGTATTACCGGGTGCCAAAAGCGGTGCTTGGTTCGGCTTTCCGCAATGTTATTCAAGGGGTACGCGTTGGTGTTTCGGGAACGAACTTACTCCGCTGGACGAATTACAAAGCAGGTTACGATCCGGAGAACTCGAACTTTGGCTCACTGGCACTGGGTAGCGGTGTCGACATTGGTAGCGCGCCATTGGCCCGTCGGATGATGTTCCACATTGCCATTGACTTGTAG
- a CDS encoding Insertion element protein (PFAM: Insertion element protein~KEGG: vvy:VV0558 putative transposase A), with protein sequence MVLEAVTCKHFGQTQHIKRYGTTCAGTQRYRCFDCGRTFVQTYTHKARDPLVKEQITQMVLNGAGIRDTARVLGVNRNTVSAQFKKNGAARAVVKWFMSTPCTSVEA encoded by the coding sequence ATGGTCTTAGAAGCAGTCACCTGTAAGCATTTTGGGCAAACCCAACACATCAAACGGTATGGCACTACCTGTGCAGGCACCCAACGTTACCGATGCTTTGACTGCGGTCGAACCTTTGTCCAAACATACACCCACAAGGCCCGTGACCCCTTAGTTAAAGAGCAGATTACACAGATGGTCCTCAACGGAGCAGGTATACGTGATACTGCTCGTGTCTTAGGCGTTAACCGAAACACCGTCAGCGCTCAGTTTAAAAAAAACGGGGCCGCCCGTGCGGTAGTGAAGTGGTTCATGTCAACCCCTTGTACGTCGGTAGAGGCTTGA